GCTTCATCGTCGGTTTGGCGAACACCTCCGTGGCGAACAGCGGGATGTTGACGGCGGTGACGCCGGTGCTGGTCGCCGCCCTGGGGGCGCTGCTCGGGGTGGAGCGGCTCACCCGCCCGCTCGGGGTGGCGCTGGCCCTGGGCGTGGTGGGGATGCTGCTCGTGCTGGGAGGACGCGGCGCCTCGGAGAGCGGCGCGTCCTGGTTCGGCGACGTGCTCATCGTCGGCGCGAGCGTGTGTTGGGCCATCTATACGGTGGGCATCCGCACCGTGGGCCCGGAGGTCTCCGCGCTGCGCATCACCGCCATCAGCATGCTGACCGGGGCACCGGGCGTGGTGCTCGCGGGCGTGCCCGAGCTGCTTCGGCTGGACACCTCCCACATCCCCGTCGGCGCCTGGGCGGGACTGGTGTACTCCGCCTTGGTGCCGCTGGTGCTCGCGTACTTCATCTGGGGCCGCACGGTGCAGAAGGTCGGCAGCAGCCGCGCGGGGCTCTACAACACGGGCATTCCCGTGGTCGCGGCCCTCACCGCGTGGGCCGTCCGAGGCGAGCGGCCCACGCTGTTTCAGGTCATCGGCGCGGGGCTCGTCCTGGGTGGCGTGCTGCTCAGCCGGCGACGGTAGGCTCGCGCCCGTTCAGCCGCGACGGCCTCGCTCCACCGAGAGGCCGTACTCTTCAATCTTCTTGTCCAACGTGGGACGGCTGATGCCGAGCAGCTCGGCGGCACGCACCTTCTTTCCGGAGGCCTCTCGCAGGGCCTCGGCGATGGCATCCCGCTCCAGTCGAGCCACGCGGCCCTGGAGCGTCTTGGCCCCGGAGTCGTCTCCCTCCTGAACCTCCGGAGGAAGCTGCAGCGCGCCCACGCGGCTGTCGGCGTAGAGCAGGCCGAGCCGCTCACCCACCAACTCCAGTTCGCGCAGATTCTGGGGCCACGCGTATTCGGAGAGGAGACGGCGGGCCTCCGGGCTGAGCGTCGGAGGCTCCTTGCGAATCCGCCGGGCCGCGCGCGCCGCGAACTGCTCCAGCAGCGGCAGGATGTCCGCGCGCCGCTCCCGCATCGGCGGCGCATCCAGCTCGAACCCCGAGAGGCTTCGCGCCAGCGACGGCTCCACATCGCCTCGCGCCGAAAGCAACGTCACGGGTGCGGACGCGGTGGCCAGGATGCGCACGTCGACGGCCTCCTCGCCGCCCTGCCGCGCTGGCGCTGAACGGCGCGCCAACGCCCTCGCGAACCGCTCCGAGGCGGGCCGGGAGAGGGACTCCACATGCAGCAACACCAGCGAGCCCCCATCCGCGCGCAGCATCGCGGAGACGAGGGGCGGCTGCCCGGGCCCGCTCGCGCGACCGAACAGGGCCTCCTCCACCGCGGCGGGCGGCTCGCGGCAATCCACCACCACGAAGGGCCCCAGTGCCCGAGGCGAGCGCGCATGGACGAAGCGAGCCAGGAGCGCCTTGCCGACGCCCGCCTCACCGTGGATGACCACCGGCGCGGCGCTGGGGGCCACCCTGCGCGCCAGCTCCAGCAGCGCCCGCAGCGGCCGGGAGGTCCCCGTCAGCGCGGGCACCGAGACTTCCCCTTCCGCTCGCGAGTTCACGGTGGTGTACGCCTCGCCGCCCAGCCGCCCGAGCGCCGCGAGCAACTGCCCCTCGCCCTCGGTGAACTTCGGCTCCGCGCGCGTGACGTACAGCACGCCAAACGGCATTCCGCCCGACGCCACGAGCGGCGCGCAGAGAACGTCATCCGTCTGGATGAGCTCCTTGCGCTCCAACGCGGCCTGCGCCAACGCGCGAGGCATCGTCAACGCCTCCGCGCCCGCCACCGCGGCGGTGAGCAGCCCGTCACTGCTCCCCAGCAACGCGGCGGCGCGGTCCGCGTTGAGCGCATGGGCCACCTCGTCAGCGAGACGCCGCAGCACCAACGCGCCACTCGTCGCGCCAAGCAGCGCGATGCCCGCCGAGTACATGGCCGCCGCCGTCCCCACGTGCGGCAGGACTTCTTCGATGGGGACCTGGCCCATGTGCTCCGGCGCATCGGACACCAGCGTCACGGGCGGCGGCTCGAAGAGGGCCGTCGTCGCGCCCACGCGCACCTGGTCGCCGGGCTTGAGGACGACCTCATCGGTCAGCCGCTCGCCGTTGACGAGCGTGCCGTTGCGCGAGCGCAAGTCACGGATGCGTGCCTGACCGTCGACGACGGAAATCAACGCGTGTTTGCGGGAGACCTGATGGTCATCCAGCGGGATTTCGCACGACGGGCTGCGACCGATCGTCGCCTCCGCGAGGACGTCGTAACGTCGCCCCGCGGAAGGACCGGACAGCAGCAGAAGAGCGGGCATGGGTGCGCGGAGACTAGCGCTACGCGGTACGCGGGCAAGACTCCTGGGGGCGGACGCTACATCGGCCGTTCGGCGTTCAAGAGTTCGCGAAGCTCCCGCTCGTCCAGCGCCCGGCCCTCACGGCTGATGGCCAGCGCGTTGACCTGGGTCTCCGCGACCTCTACGTGGGCGCCCTTACGCCACTCCGTGGTGTGCACCGCGCCATCCACCAGCTTGCCCACCACCGAGCCCTCATCCCGGGCCATGACCTCCAGCCAGAGATTCTCGGTGACGGCCTTGCCCTCCGGGTGCGTCTCGAACGGCGCGCGCACCAGGAAGGTCAGCGGCTCCATCAAGCCCTTGCGTTGGAAGCGCGCCAGGAACGACGGAAGCAGCCCCTGGGCCTCCTTCCGCATGGCCTGGGTCTGCTCCTCGGGCTCCTTCTCGAAGCGCTCCCGGTAGGGCGCCAGCAACTCCGTCGTGTTGTGCCGGCCCAGCGGAGACACGACGGTGAGGAAGAGCCCCTCGTGGCCCTCGAAGGTGTCCAGGGGGACCCCGAGCAGGTTCGTCCGCGCCTCCTCGGACGGCACGAGCATGAACACCTGCCCCTCGCTGGTCCCCACCTGGGTGCGCAGCGTCGGGCCCTGCGCGAAGGCCAGGTCCGTGCACAGTTCGTGGAGGAAGCTCTCGGCGGCCAGCAGGTCCTTCTCCGCGAGGTGGAAGATCTCCAGATCCCGGGCCCCGAACTTCTCCATCCCGTGGGAGTGCACCCACAGGGGCGTGTCACCCTCCGTCGCCTCCACGGCGTGAAGGTGGACGTGGTCGCGGATGTCGAAGTCCAACTCCGTGATTTCCGCCACGTCGTCGGGCTCGTGGAGCTTGTAGGCCGTGAGGTCCACCAGGATGCCCTGCACGTGCTCCAGCAGCGTGCGCACCGCCCAGAGCGCCTCGAAGACGGGCAGCGTGGGCTGGTCGCCTCCGGGCTCCACGGACAGATGGTAGAAGACCTGGGCGCGTCCCAGCCGATCGAAAGCTTCCGGACTGCCGCTGTAGACCTCCTTGCGGAAGCGCGGCAGGCCCTCGGTCCCTCGCGTCACGCGGACCAGGACCTCGGAGCCATCCGCCCGCAGCGTGAAGCCCTCACCATCCGCGTCCGGCGTGAAGTCCACGTCGTCGTTCGCGAAGGAACCCCGCAAGGCGTCGAGCGGCACCGGACCGTCCTGCTCCGTTGCCAGCAGGTAGACCTCTTTCACAGGTGCTTCTCGATCTGCCGGAAGAGGTCCACGCGGTCCACCAGGTTGGTCAGGTAGTCGAGCTTGTCGGTGGGCAGCACCAGCACCGGCGACAGCTTGTAGCCCTCGAACCACTCCTCGTAGAGGGCGTTGAGGCGCTGGAGGTAGCGGGTGGGGATGTCCTTCTCCATGGCCCGGCCACGGATGCGGATGCGCTCACGAATCGTCTGAACCGGGCAGCGGAGGTAGATCATCAGGTCGGGGGGCCGCAGCGACTCCGAAATCGTCTCGTACAACTCCCAGTACGTCTTCCAGTCGCGCTTGTCGATGAGCCGCTGGCGGTGGAGGTTCTTGGCGAAGATCTCCGCGTCCTCGTACAGCGTCCGGTCCTGGAGCACCGTTCCAGCCGTGCGCTCCAGCTCCCGATGCAGGCGGAACTTGTGCGTCAGGAAGAAGAGCTGCGAGCGGAACGCCCACGTCTTCATGTCCTTGTAGAAGTCCGCCAGATACGGGTTCTGGTCGTTCGGTTCGAAGGAGGGCGTCAACCCGTACTTCCGGCAAAGGAAGGACGTCAGCTCCGTCTTACCGGCGCCGATGTTGCCCGCGATGGCGATGAACTTTTTCCTGGCCACACCAACCCTGCTTGTAACCCCGCCGAGCGGCGCGCACCAGAAACAACGTGTAGGTAGGACGTGGTAGAAGAAGTGCATGCCCCCCCGTCGTCCCGTTCAACGCCTGACAGGTGCCGCCGTCCTCCCGTTGAGGAATGGCCGCCTGGCAGCATGGACAGGGAGCCGCAGGCGGCACGCCCGTGGGCCCGGGCACCTTCCGGCCCTGAACATCGGCCCCCAGGAGGCGGGCTGAGGGATGCGCAAGATCTTCTGCATGTTGGTGGCTGGCGTCTGGACGGCGGTCTGCTTCCCCTCGTCACGCTGTCGTTGCTGTCGTTCACCCCATCCATCATGAACTGGGTTCCCCGCCGGTTGTGGTCGCCCGTGCTGCTGTGGGCTGGCGGCGGGAAGCTGGAGGTCATCGGCCAGGAGAACGCCGACCCGAAGCGGCCCACCATCTATGTGGCCAACCACCAGTCCACCATCGACATCCCGGCGCACTTCATGGCCGTGCCCGTCCCCTTCCGCTACGTCGCGAAGTCACAGCTCAAGTGGGTGCCCATCATCGGCTGGTACCTGTGGATCGCGGGCCACGTCTTCATCAACCGGACCAACCGGCGGAAGGCCATCGCCTCCCTGGACGAGGCCGCGAGGAAGATTCGCGCGGGCACCAGCATCTTCCTGTACCCGGAGGGCACGCGCTCCGAGGACGGCAGCATCCTCCCCTTCAAGAAGGGCCCCTTCGCCCTGGCGCTGAAGGCCCGCGTCCCCATCTGCCCCGTCACCATCGAGGGCTCGGGGAACCTGATGCCCAAGTCCACCTGGAACATCACCCCGGGCACCATCCGGGTGAAAATCGGCAAGCCCATCGACACCACCGCGTTCGCGGAGAACGACCGCGAGGGGCTCGCCCGAGCCGTCCGCGCCGTCATCATCGCCGACAGCCTGGCCCTGGGAGGCAAGGGCGGCGACCCGGATGACGCCGTGGCGGCCGCGGGCGAAGAGGGCGTCAGCGATGCCCGCAAGCAGGCCCTCCCCCTTCCCTGAGACACGCATCGAGATGACGCTCCGCCTCCTCCGTTCCCGTCCCTGGATTCGCGCCGCCGTCCTCGGCGCGGGCCTTCTGGCTGGCTGCAGCCACACCCCTTCGGCCTCCACGAGCGCCCGCCCCACCGACCCGCGCTCGCAGGCACGGGCGTACCTGGACGCGCACCAGCCCTCGAAGGCCCTGGGGCTGCTGACGGAGCTGCACCGCCAGTCACCGGACGACCTGGACGTGGCGCGCCTGCTCACCGAAGCGCACGTGAAGGCGGGCCAGACGGACGCGTGGATCGCCGAGCTCCAGAAGCGCATCGCCGCGGGTGAGCGCGCGGTCGACCAGTACATGCTGGGGCTCGCCCTGTTCTCCCGCGCTCGCGACGCGGGCGCCCCCACCGTCGCTGCCTTCGAGCGCGCCACGGCCCTGGCGCCGGACACCGCCGAGTTCCATTACCGCTTGGGGCTGGCGCTGCTGGAGTCGGAGCAATACGCGGAGGCGCTTCTTCCCCTGAAGCAGGCCACCGCGCTCGCGCCGGAGCGCACCGCGTGGCGACTGCCGTTGGCCAAGGCCCTGCACCGCACGGGAGACGCGCCAGGCGCGGTGGAGGCCCTGGGCGCGGTGGTGCGGGGCCAGCCCACGCCCGCGGAGGTCGCCACGGCGCGGGCGCTGATGGAGCAGGCCGCGGACCCCTTCTCGGGCTTTCCCAAGGCCGCGGAGGCCAAGCTCGAAGAGGGCATGCGCTTCCTGAAGGACCTGGATGCGCCCCAGCACGCCATCCTCTCCTTCGAGGAGATCCTGCTCGACTACCCGGATGTGGCGGTGGTGCATGCGCTGCTGGGCCTGGCCTATCAGCGCCTCGACGACGCCGGCCGCGCCGTGGACGAGTTCAAGCAGGCCATCGAGCGCGCCCCGAGCGACGGAAAGAACCACTTCTACCTGGGCGAGCTCTACCTGGCCCGCCAGCGGCCCGACGCAGCCCGTGCTTCGTTCGAGAAGGCCGTCGCGCTTCACCCCCTGCTCGAGACGGCGTGGTTCCACCTGGGCGACCTGCACCTGGAACGACGGGACCTCCGGGCCGCGCGCGAGGCGTTCCTCGTGGCCACGTCCCTGGCACCCGACGCGGTGGCCATGCGCGGCAAGCTGGCGCTCGTGTACCAACTGGAAGGTGACTTCGCCGGCGCCGAGCGCGAGCTGCGGCGCGTGGTCGAAAAGGACCCGGACAACATGGAGTTCAGCCTGCGGTTGGGGCTGCTCTTCACCGAGCAAGCGCTGAAGGCCTCGCGGCCCGAAGCACGGAAGACGGCCTCCTCTGAAGCGGAGCGCTGGCTGCTGAAGGTGCTGGAGACCCAGCCCGAGAACGCGGTGGCGTCGCGCGCGCTTCAGCAACTCAAGGCGCAGTAGCCATCCACGGGCCCTGCCCTCTACACTCGCTGCCCGATGAGCGACGGTCGCAAGCCCTCACCTCCCGGTACGCAGCCTCCCAAGGCCGCGTCTCCGTCCGGCTCCCAGCCCCGCACGCCGACGAACCCGGGCATGCCGCGCGCGCCGAGCGGCACCAACCTTCGGGTGATGTCCGCCGCGCGCGCCGCGCCGCTCCAGAAGGAGAAGCCGGAAGGCCCCCTCGGGAAGCGGCTCGCCGGTGACGCCTCCAACTACTTCCTCAATGGGCTGGCCATCCTCAAGGAGATGGTCGCGGACTTCCGTCAGCGCGACCGCTTCTTCAAGTACAAGGCCTCCATCGTCGCGGGCTGGCTGGTGATGACGGCCGCGAGCCTCGCCATTGCCTGTCCTGGCAGCAGCGTCCGCCGCGGGGAGATGGACGCGCGCCTGGTGCTCAGCGACAAGCTGGACCGGCCCTCCCTCACCATCTGGAACGAGAGCAAGGCGCCCTGGTACGACGTCACCCTCACCGTCAACGGCCAGTACCAGGCGGCGGTGCCGTCGGTGGCGCCCGGGGAGTTCATCACCATCACCCCCAAGCAGCTCATGGGCTCCAGCGGCGCCGCGCCGGCGGACCTGCGCTTCCAGTCGCTGCAGATGCGCAGCCGTGATGACAGCGCGGACCTGACGGAGGACCTCAATCAGGCCTGGGAGCGCATCCGGCAGACGCCGCGTCGGTAGCAGGCCCCGGAAACACGAAGGGCGCCCTTCCTTTCGGAAGCGCGCCCTCGCGTTGCTCCCAGCCCCACCTCACGATGGGACCAGGGATGCCGGCCGCGAACTACTCGGCCTTCGTCTCGGCCTCGGGCTCAGCGGCCTCGGCGTCGACAGGAGCGACCTTCTCAGGCCGGTCCACGAGCTCCAGGAGGGCCATCTCCGCGGCGTCACCGCGGCGGAAGCCGAGCCGGATGATGCGCGTGTAGCCACCGGGACGGCTGGCGTAACGGTCCTTGTACTCGCTGAACACCTTCTGCAGCACCTCGCGGTCCTTCACCGTCCGGGCCGCCAGGCGAACGTTGGCGAGGCCGCCACGCTTGCCCAGGGTGATGATCCGCTCCGCGATCTTCCGGGCCTCCTTGGCCTTGGGAAGCGTGGTGCGGATGGCCTGGTGCTCCAGCAGCGAAGTCACCATGTTGTTCAGCATCGCGAGACGGTGGCTCGTGGTGCGGTGCAGCTTCCTCTGTCCAACCTTGTGGCGCATCGTCGTGCTCCAACACTCCGGCCGTATCAGGTACCGGGTGGGATGGGCGGACCCGGCACGGGGCCCGCCACTGTCATTCGGGCCGGAAGACGTCCCAGCCCCCTCCCCTCGCGCCGCTGACCGCCGTGCCCGCGGACGCGTGAGGAGGTGCTACGTGAACCCTACTACGCCTTCGGCGCGGCGGGAGCCGGCGCCTGCTTCGGCGGCCAGTTCTCCAGCTTCATGCCCAGCGACAGGCCCATCTCCGCGAGGATCTCCTTGATCTCCTTCAGAGACTTGCGGCCGAAGTTCTTCGTCTTGAGCATCTCGGCCTCGGTGCGCTGCACGAGGTCGCCGATGGACTTGATGTTCGCCTGCTGCAGGCAGTTCGCCGAGCGGACCGACAGCTCGAGCTCATCCACCGAGCGGAACAGGTTCTCGTTGAGCTTCGCCTCTTCCTTCGGCGCCTCGGCGACGACGGGCTCCTCCGTCTCGTCGAAGTTCACGAAGACGGTGAGCTGCTCCTTGATGATCTTCGCCGCGTACGCCACCGCGTCCTGAGGGGACACGGAGCCGTCCGTCCAGACCTCGAGCGACAGCTTGTCGAAGTCCGTGACCTGACCCACGCGCGCGTTGGTGACCTGGTAGTTCACCTTGCGGATGGGCGAGAACAGCGAGTCGATGGGAATGGTGCCAATGGGCGCGCCCGCGACCTTGTTCACATTCGCCGGGGTGTAGCCACGGCCGCGGCGGCACGTCAGCTCCATCCGGAGCTTGCCACCCTCGGAGATGGTGCAGATGTGGTGGCCGGGGTTGAGGATCTCGGTGTCCGGGTCGGTGATGATGTCACCGGCCTTGACCTCCTTGGGGCCCTCCGCCTCGATGCGCAGCGTCTTGGTCTCGTTCGTGTGCATCCGAAGGAGGACTTCCTTCAGGTTCAGCACGACGTCCGTGACGTCCTCGGACACTTCGGGGATGGTCGTGAACTCGTGGTCCACGCCCTCGATCTTCACGGAGGTGATGGCGGCGCCCTGCAGCGACGACAGCAGCACCCGGCGGAGCGAGTTGCCCAGCGTCGTGCCGAAACCGCGCTCGAGCGGCTCCGCGACGAACTTGCCGTAGGTGGGGGTCGCGCTGTCCTGGTCGACCTCCATGCGGCGGGGCTTGATCAGGTCACGCCAGTTCTTCGCAACGAACGTATCTGCCATGATGGACTGCTCCTGAAAGCGTGCCGCACCACCGACTTACCCACCGGCCTGGCGGGAGGATGCACACGCGAAGACTGCGCCTGCTTCAAAGCAAGACGCCCCGGCCTCTTCGGCCAGGGCGTCCACTGCGACATCCGGAGCGCTTACTTCGAGTAGAGCTCGACGATGAGCTGCTCGGAGATGGGCATCGTCAGGTCCTCACGGTTCGGAACCGTGGTGACCGTGCCCTTGAAGGACTTCTTGTCCAGGGAGATCCACTGCGGAACGCCACGGCGGTCCACCGTCTCCAGGGCCTCCGAGATGCGGAGGACCTTGCGGCTCTTCTCCACGACCTCGACGGCGCTGCCCGGCTTCACGGCGAACGAAGGGATGTTCACCTTGCGGCCGTTGACCTGGAAGTGACCGTGACGCACCAGCTGGCGCGCCTCGTTGCGCGTGTCCGCGAATCCCATGCGGAACACCACGTTGTCCAGGCGGAGCTCCAACTGCTGCAGGAGGTTCTCACCCGTCTTGCCCTTGGCAGCGGACGCGCGGTGGTAGTAGCCGCGGAACTGGTTCTCCAGCAGGCCGTACATGCGCTTGACCTTCTGCTTCTCGCGCAGCTGCACGCCGTAGCCGGAGAACTTCACGCGGCCCTGGCCGTGCTGACCCGGAGGATAGGGGCGGCGCTCAATGGCGCACTTGTCCGTGTAGCAACGGTCGCCCTTGAGGTACATCTTCAGGTTTTCGCGCCGGCAGATGCGGCAGGCGCTGGCAGTGTAACGAGCCATGGGAGGTCCTTAGGTGATCTGGAGCATCCCCAACGCCAGAGGCGCCGGGGATGCCCGAAGAAGAGGGTTAGACGCGGCGACGCTTGGGCTGACGGCAGCCGTTGTGCGGGATGGGCGTCACGTCGCGGATGAGGTTGATCTTCAGACCGGCGGCGGCCAGCGCGCGCAGCGCGGACTCACGGCCAGCGCCCGGGCCCTTCACGAACACGGACACGTTCTTCAGACCGTGCTCCATCGCCTTCGCCGCGGCGTCGCCAGCGGCCACCTGCGCCGCGAACGGGGTGGACTTGCGGCTTCCCTTGAAGCCACGCGCCCCGGCGGACGACCAGGAGATCACGTTCCCGGACACGTCCGTGATCGTGATGATGGTGTTGTTGAACGTGGACTGGATGTGGACCACGCCATTGAGGATGTTCTTCTTGCCCTTGCGCTTGGACTTCTTGGCGGCAGGGGCCTCGCCCTCGGCGCCCGTGGACGCCGCAGTGTTGATCTCGTCAGCCATGTGGATTGCTGCTCCTGAGAGGAGGTGATCGACGCCGGCACCCTACGGCACCGGCGCTGCGACTACCGACCGGTGGCCGGCTTCGCCCGGACGATGCCCCGCTTCGGACCCTTGCGGGTACGCGCGTTGGTGTGGGTCCGCTGGCCGCGAACAGGCAGGCCCTTACGGTGACGGAGGCCCCGGTAGCAACCCAGGTCCATCAGCCGCTTGATGTTCATGGTGACTTCGCGCCGGAGGTCACCCTCCACCTTGTAGCTGGCCTCGATGATCTCGCGGATCTTGCGGGCCTGCTCCTCGGTGAGGTCCTTGGTCCGGGTCGTGGGATCGATGCCCGCCGCGGCAATGATGTCTTGCGCGGACTTGTTGCCGATCCCGTAGATGTACTGGAGCGAGATCACCGCGCGCTTGTTGGGCGGCAGATCGATGCCGGCGATACGAGCCATCTTCGGTCTTCCTTCTTGGTGGAGTTGGTCTGAAGCCAACGGCCTTGTGGCCGTTAGCCCTGGCGCTGCTTGTGCCGGGGGTTGGAGGCGCAAATCACGCGCACGATACCCTTACGGCGAACAACCTTGCACTTGTCGCAGATCTTCTTGACGGACGCCCGAACCTTCATTGGAGCGAACTTCCTTCCTCAGCTAAAGAAAAGCCCAGCGGGGTTCCCGCCATTCCCAGGCGGGCCCCTACTACTTTGCCCGGTACGTGATCCGTCCGCGCGTCAGGTCGTACGGCGACAGCTCGACCTTCACCTTGTCACCCGGGAGGATGCGGATGAAGTGCATCCTCATCTTGCCCGAGATGTGCGCGAGAACCTTGTGGCCGTTGTCCAGCACCACGCGGAACATCGCGTTCGGGAGGGGCTCCATCACCGTCCCCTCGACTTCGATGGAATCATCCTTCGGCAAGCGTCAAACTCTCTTCCCGGACCACGAACCTCTTGGAAGCGCGGCGAAGTAGCACTTTGGTCCGCAAGTGGCAAGCGTCGCGCGACAGCAAAACTTGGATTCCTACCAACCCCACATAACGGCGGGCTATTTCACCCGCAGTCACAGCATTTTCAAGCCTGTCCCTGACGTCGAGCGTACTGCCTCCACGCCCCAGGTGCTGGCCGCGGGGTGAACCTGTATCCTACCCCGTCAGGAGTCCAGGAGACCCTGAGGGCGAGCTCCAGGCGTCTTCTGGGGGAGCCAGGGGACCAGCCCCGGAAGCCCCGGCCCCCTGCCAGCCAGGATCAGGCTTTGCCCGCAGCGGCCTTGATTTCCTCGTAGATGCCCTCGGGCGTCCCCACGCCGTCCACGCTCTTGAGCAGGCCCTTCTTCTCATAAAAGGCCTTCAACGGGGACGTCTCCGAGTCGTACTTCTGCAAGCGCTTCTCGATGACGTCCGGCATGTCATCCGGCCGCTGGACGAGCCCGGTGTTGCACTTGTCGCAGTACCCCGCCCGCTTCGGAGGGCTCTGGTAGACGTGGTAGACGCTGCCGTCCGCCGGGCACACCCGGCGCCCCGAGCCGCGCTCCACGAGCTTCGCGTGCGGCACCTCGAGCGAGATGACAGCGTTGAGCTGCTTGCCCAGGCGGCCCAGCATCTTCTCCAGCGCGTCCGCCTGACCAGGCGTGCGTGGGAAGCCGTCCAGGACGAAGCCGTTGGCGACGTCCGCCTCCTTGAGGCGCTCCTCGACGATACCGATGACGACGTCATCCGGAACATACTGGCCAGCGGCCATCAGCGGGCCGGCGACCTTGCCCAGCTCCGTGCCCTCCGCGACCGCCTTGCGGAGGATGTCCCCGGTGGAGATCTGGGGGATCTGGAAGTCGGCGAACAACCGCTTCGCCTGGGTGCCCTTCCCCGCGTTCGGCGGCCCCAACAGGATCAGGTTCATGTGCTCCTCGTGCACCTGCGAATATCCTAGAACTGCACCCAGCCTGGAACGACGAGGCGCCCCTCCCCGCGACAGGGAGAGGCGCCCGGTACGCCCGCGCGGAGGCTCAGGCCGCCACGCGCACCCGGCCCCGGATGCGCGGGCCGCGAGGGCCGGCGAAGCCCTCGTAGTTACGGCTGATGAGGTGACCCTCGATCTGCTGCACCGTGTCCAGCGCCACACCCACCACGATGAGCAACGCCGTACCGCCGAAGGTGAACCGCACGCCCAGCAGACCGCTGATGACGGACGGAATCACGCACACGACGGACAGGTAGATGGCACCACCGAACGTGAGCCGGTTGAGCACCCGCTCGATGAATTCCGCCGTCTGGCGGCCGGGACGAATGCCCGGGATGTAGCCACCCTGCTTCTTGATGTTGTCCGCCACGTCGTCCGGCCGGAACGTCAGGGCCGTGTAGAAGTAGGCGAAGAAGATGACCATCACCACGAACAACCCGTTGTAGATCCACAGGTTGCCTTCGATGGCCCGCTGGAACCCCTGCAGGAACGGGAACCAGGTGCCCAGCGTCGCCGGGAAGGACAGCACGGCGCCGGCGAAGATGGGCGGAATCACGCCCGAGGTGTTCACCTTCATCGGGAAGTACGTCG
This genomic window from Myxococcus hansupus contains:
- the rpsD gene encoding 30S ribosomal protein S4; this translates as MARYTASACRICRRENLKMYLKGDRCYTDKCAIERRPYPPGQHGQGRVKFSGYGVQLREKQKVKRMYGLLENQFRGYYHRASAAKGKTGENLLQQLELRLDNVVFRMGFADTRNEARQLVRHGHFQVNGRKVNIPSFAVKPGSAVEVVEKSRKVLRISEALETVDRRGVPQWISLDKKSFKGTVTTVPNREDLTMPISEQLIVELYSK
- a CDS encoding DMT family transporter codes for the protein MSTSATPVVPAPPRAFSASDLAIVGVVIVWGTNYTVVKEAMATLPPLAFMSLRFTIAALAMGALLLGIEGWKPLPRPVFLKLMGLGLVGNTVYQLCFIVGLANTSVANSGMLTAVTPVLVAALGALLGVERLTRPLGVALALGVVGMLLVLGGRGASESGASWFGDVLIVGASVCWAIYTVGIRTVGPEVSALRITAISMLTGAPGVVLAGVPELLRLDTSHIPVGAWAGLVYSALVPLVLAYFIWGRTVQKVGSSRAGLYNTGIPVVAALTAWAVRGERPTLFQVIGAGLVLGGVLLSRRR
- a CDS encoding deoxynucleoside kinase, whose product is MARKKFIAIAGNIGAGKTELTSFLCRKYGLTPSFEPNDQNPYLADFYKDMKTWAFRSQLFFLTHKFRLHRELERTAGTVLQDRTLYEDAEIFAKNLHRQRLIDKRDWKTYWELYETISESLRPPDLMIYLRCPVQTIRERIRIRGRAMEKDIPTRYLQRLNALYEEWFEGYKLSPVLVLPTDKLDYLTNLVDRVDLFRQIEKHL
- a CDS encoding sigma-54-dependent Fis family transcriptional regulator, producing the protein MPALLLLSGPSAGRRYDVLAEATIGRSPSCEIPLDDHQVSRKHALISVVDGQARIRDLRSRNGTLVNGERLTDEVVLKPGDQVRVGATTALFEPPPVTLVSDAPEHMGQVPIEEVLPHVGTAAAMYSAGIALLGATSGALVLRRLADEVAHALNADRAAALLGSSDGLLTAAVAGAEALTMPRALAQAALERKELIQTDDVLCAPLVASGGMPFGVLYVTRAEPKFTEGEGQLLAALGRLGGEAYTTVNSRAEGEVSVPALTGTSRPLRALLELARRVAPSAAPVVIHGEAGVGKALLARFVHARSPRALGPFVVVDCREPPAAVEEALFGRASGPGQPPLVSAMLRADGGSLVLLHVESLSRPASERFARALARRSAPARQGGEEAVDVRILATASAPVTLLSARGDVEPSLARSLSGFELDAPPMRERRADILPLLEQFAARAARRIRKEPPTLSPEARRLLSEYAWPQNLRELELVGERLGLLYADSRVGALQLPPEVQEGDDSGAKTLQGRVARLERDAIAEALREASGKKVRAAELLGISRPTLDKKIEEYGLSVERGRRG
- a CDS encoding tetratricopeptide repeat protein; the protein is MTLRLLRSRPWIRAAVLGAGLLAGCSHTPSASTSARPTDPRSQARAYLDAHQPSKALGLLTELHRQSPDDLDVARLLTEAHVKAGQTDAWIAELQKRIAAGERAVDQYMLGLALFSRARDAGAPTVAAFERATALAPDTAEFHYRLGLALLESEQYAEALLPLKQATALAPERTAWRLPLAKALHRTGDAPGAVEALGAVVRGQPTPAEVATARALMEQAADPFSGFPKAAEAKLEEGMRFLKDLDAPQHAILSFEEILLDYPDVAVVHALLGLAYQRLDDAGRAVDEFKQAIERAPSDGKNHFYLGELYLARQRPDAARASFEKAVALHPLLETAWFHLGDLHLERRDLRAAREAFLVATSLAPDAVAMRGKLALVYQLEGDFAGAERELRRVVEKDPDNMEFSLRLGLLFTEQALKASRPEARKTASSEAERWLLKVLETQPENAVASRALQQLKAQ
- a CDS encoding DUF2314 domain-containing protein, with amino-acid sequence MKEVYLLATEQDGPVPLDALRGSFANDDVDFTPDADGEGFTLRADGSEVLVRVTRGTEGLPRFRKEVYSGSPEAFDRLGRAQVFYHLSVEPGGDQPTLPVFEALWAVRTLLEHVQGILVDLTAYKLHEPDDVAEITELDFDIRDHVHLHAVEATEGDTPLWVHSHGMEKFGARDLEIFHLAEKDLLAAESFLHELCTDLAFAQGPTLRTQVGTSEGQVFMLVPSEEARTNLLGVPLDTFEGHEGLFLTVVSPLGRHNTTELLAPYRERFEKEPEEQTQAMRKEAQGLLPSFLARFQRKGLMEPLTFLVRAPFETHPEGKAVTENLWLEVMARDEGSVVGKLVDGAVHTTEWRKGAHVEVAETQVNALAISREGRALDERELRELLNAERPM
- a CDS encoding DNA-directed RNA polymerase subunit alpha; amino-acid sequence: MADTFVAKNWRDLIKPRRMEVDQDSATPTYGKFVAEPLERGFGTTLGNSLRRVLLSSLQGAAITSVKIEGVDHEFTTIPEVSEDVTDVVLNLKEVLLRMHTNETKTLRIEAEGPKEVKAGDIITDPDTEILNPGHHICTISEGGKLRMELTCRRGRGYTPANVNKVAGAPIGTIPIDSLFSPIRKVNYQVTNARVGQVTDFDKLSLEVWTDGSVSPQDAVAYAAKIIKEQLTVFVNFDETEEPVVAEAPKEEAKLNENLFRSVDELELSVRSANCLQQANIKSIGDLVQRTEAEMLKTKNFGRKSLKEIKEILAEMGLSLGMKLENWPPKQAPAPAAPKA
- the rplQ gene encoding 50S ribosomal protein L17; its protein translation is MRHKVGQRKLHRTTSHRLAMLNNMVTSLLEHQAIRTTLPKAKEARKIAERIITLGKRGGLANVRLAARTVKDREVLQKVFSEYKDRYASRPGGYTRIIRLGFRRGDAAEMALLELVDRPEKVAPVDAEAAEPEAETKAE